Genomic segment of Streptomyces sp. NA02950:
GGCGATGGGTGCCCGGCTCCAGCGGGGCGTCGAACAGCTCCCACGTCCGGGAGCGGGAGAGACGGTCCATGCGGTGGGCCACCAGCCGCACCCGGCACGGGGACGCCACCTCGAGGAACGCCTCGACGGCCGCCCCGGCACCCGACGCGCGCAGCCCGGTGAGTCCGCGGCGGTCGAACGGCGTGCGGTCCAGGGCCTGTTCGACCTGGGCGACCAGCAGCGGGACGATGGGCGCGAGCGCGGTCACGAAGACCACGTCGGCCCGCGCCGCCGCGCAGGCGTCCCGCACCGCGTCGCGCTCGTCCCGGCCCACCGCCCGGCCGAAGACCACCGCACCGTACTTGCGCAGCTCGTCCGGGTGCGCCCCCGCCGCGTCGAGGGTGATCTCCGCACCGATGCCGATGCGGCGCAGCGCGGCGGCCAGCTTGGCCAGTACGGCGGCGCGGCGGCCGATGAGCAGCGCCCGGGGCCCCGGGCGTCCCTCCGGACCGTCGTCGGCGAGCAGCCGCTTCAGCTCGGTGCGGTACTGATCGCCGCGAAAGCGGTAGGGGCCGATGCCGGGGAGGGCGTCGCGCTCGGCGTCCGGGGCGGCGTGGTCGGTCTGCCAGACGAAGTCGCGCCAGACCACGTCCGGCCCGTCCCGCTCGATGACGGCGGTGAGCGCCCCGCACTCCAGGCCCTCGCACTCCGGACAGCCGTAGATCACGAACCGGCCGCCCTCGAGCGGTGCGTCCGTCTCCAGCAGCAGTCCGCTGACCTGCTCGGTGAAGGCGGCGGGGCCGAGGTCCAGGGCGAGCGATGAGACTACGTCGAGATCGGGGAGGCGCGGCAGCAGCGGGCCGCCGTCCACCGTGAAGTCCAGGAAATCACGGTGCATTTGGTACGCGCCGTCGGCCAGCACACCGCCGACGCGGATGGCCGGCGTCAGCCCGAACGTCACGTACTCGAAGCTCATGGCCCAAGTATTCCCAAGTATGGGTCCATCGGCGCATGGACACTTCGACGCACCCGCACAGCGGTTCATCGACGACAAATCCGGAGGAGGGAGGGAGTGCGCACGACAGTGCGGGGGATGGCGTGGTGCCGGGCCCCCACCCCGGCGGTAGCCTCCGGGCATGACATGCGACGCGATGGTCATCGGCGCTGGAGTCATCGGGCTGACCAGCGCCATCGTGCTGGCCGAGGGCGGGCGCCGGGTGGCGGTGTGGAGCCGCGACCCGGCCGGGCGCACCACGTCGGCGGTGGCCGGAGGGCTGTGGTGGCCGTACCGCATCGAACCGGAGGAGCAGGTGGCCGCCTGGTCCGTCGATACGCTGCACACCTTCATCGAACTGGCCGCCCGGCCGGAGGAGACCGGGGTCCGGCTGGTCGAGGGCACGCAGGCGGGCATCGGCGTGGCGGACCTGGGGACCTGGGCGGCGGAGGTGCCGGGGCTGCGTCCGGCGCGCCCCGACGAGCTGCCGGAGGGCTTCTCGGTGGGGCTGCGGGCGCGCGTTCCGCTGGTCGACATGCCGACATATCTCGGCTGGCTGCGGCGGCGCCTGGAGGCGGCGGGCGGAACGGTCGAGGAGCGCACCGCGGCCTCCCCGGCCGAGGCGGGGCGCGCCGCCCCGCTCGTGGTCAACTGCACGGGCCTGGGCGCGCGGGAGCTGGTGCCGGACACCGGGGTGCACCCGGTGCAGGGGCAGCTGGTGGTGGTGGAGAACCCGGGTGTCGAGGAGTGGCTGGTGGCCGCGGAGCACGACGCGTCGGACACGCTGTACGCCCTGCCGCAGCCGTACGGGCTGGTGCTCGGCGGCACCGCACGCGAGAACGCCTGGGGTCTGGAGCCGGACCCCGCGACGGCCGACGCGATCGTCGCCCGCTGCGCCGGTGTCCATCCGCGGGTGGCGGACGCGCGGGTGCTGGCCCACCGGGTGGGTCTGCGCCCGGCGCGCTCCCGGGTGCGGCTGGAGAGCGAGCGACTGCCGGACGGCGCGCGTGTCGTGCACAACTACGGGCACGGTGGGGCGGGCGTCACGGTGTCCTGGGGCTGCGCCCGGCAAGCCGCGCTACTGGCCTGACCCGGCACACCGCCTCCGCCGGGCCGCCTGCCCTTCCTGACCTGCCGTCACATCGCTTGGAACCGCCGGATGCCCCGCCCGTCCACTCGCCCGACCCGTGAGGCCCGGGCAGCCGGCCCGGCCATGCGAACACCACGACCGGGCGGGCGCCCCGGCCGGACCGGGCGCGTCGGGGCCCATGTGGACGGTCTCCCTCGGGAATGCGGCGGTCCCGCCGGTCAGGCGTCCGTGGGACGCGATCGGCGGGACCGGATGTCCTGCGGGGTGGCGGCTACGCCGTGCCCGCGGGGGCGGGATCGACCGGGTCGACCGGGTCGTCCACGCCGTCGCCGTCCTGCGACGGGTCG
This window contains:
- a CDS encoding oxidoreductase, producing MSFEYVTFGLTPAIRVGGVLADGAYQMHRDFLDFTVDGGPLLPRLPDLDVVSSLALDLGPAAFTEQVSGLLLETDAPLEGGRFVIYGCPECEGLECGALTAVIERDGPDVVWRDFVWQTDHAAPDAERDALPGIGPYRFRGDQYRTELKRLLADDGPEGRPGPRALLIGRRAAVLAKLAAALRRIGIGAEITLDAAGAHPDELRKYGAVVFGRAVGRDERDAVRDACAAARADVVFVTALAPIVPLLVAQVEQALDRTPFDRRGLTGLRASGAGAAVEAFLEVASPCRVRLVAHRMDRLSRSRTWELFDAPLEPGTHRLVPDLRAVRGEAYLVAHTRDTVLVTPVARQ
- a CDS encoding FAD-dependent oxidoreductase, coding for MTCDAMVIGAGVIGLTSAIVLAEGGRRVAVWSRDPAGRTTSAVAGGLWWPYRIEPEEQVAAWSVDTLHTFIELAARPEETGVRLVEGTQAGIGVADLGTWAAEVPGLRPARPDELPEGFSVGLRARVPLVDMPTYLGWLRRRLEAAGGTVEERTAASPAEAGRAAPLVVNCTGLGARELVPDTGVHPVQGQLVVVENPGVEEWLVAAEHDASDTLYALPQPYGLVLGGTARENAWGLEPDPATADAIVARCAGVHPRVADARVLAHRVGLRPARSRVRLESERLPDGARVVHNYGHGGAGVTVSWGCARQAALLA